Proteins encoded in a region of the Rhea pennata isolate bPtePen1 unplaced genomic scaffold, bPtePen1.pri scaffold_40, whole genome shotgun sequence genome:
- the LOC134154751 gene encoding DNA polymerase epsilon catalytic subunit A-like: MRQDGVVGRGGDWAAAGGAASCRDDGSSLSSLKRLERSQRTERLDTLFGFERPTERGERTGWLINMLPTEVLGEDRRLVSAVDYFIPEDGSRFEVALPYKPYFYIATQKGCEQEVSSFLSKKFQGNISELETVPKEDLDLPNHLVGLKRNYIKLSFHVVDDLVKMRKEISPAVRKNRERDQASDVYTSMLSRKEVSLGRLAHRLLRIPLVTQTKKYK; encoded by the exons ggggtggTGGGTCGCGGCGGGGACtgggcggcggctggcggcgcggcgtcCTGCAGGGACGATGGCTCCTCGCTGTCCTCCCTCAAGCGCCTGGAGCGCTCGCAGCGCACGGAGCGGCTGGACACACTGTTCGGCTTCGAGCGGCCCACGGAGCGTGGCGAGCGCACGGGCTGGCTCATCAACATGCTCCCG acgGAGGTGCTGGGCGAGGACCGGCGGCTGGTGAGCGCTGTGGACTACTTCATCCCGGAGGATGGGAGCCGCTTCGA GGTGGCCCTGCCCTATAAGCCGTATTTCTACATCGCTACCCAGAAG ggctgtgaacAAGAAGtgtcatccttcctctccaagaAGTTTCAAGGGAACATTTCAGAGCTAGAAACTGTCCCCAAAGAAGATTTGGATCTG CCAAATCACTTGGTGGGTCTTAAGCGGAACTACATTAAGTTATCCTTCCACGTGGTGGATGACTTGGTGAAGATGCGGAAAGAGATCTCtcctgctgtgaggaaaaacagagagcgAGACCAGGCGAGCGATGTCTATACGTCTATGCTGTCAAGGAAAGAGGTCTCCTTAGGACGGTTGGCCCATCGGCTTCTTAGGATTCCCCTAGTCACACAgactaaaaagtacaaatga